A genomic region of Caldivirga sp. contains the following coding sequences:
- a CDS encoding DapH/DapD/GlmU-related protein, with product PNAVITNDKYPPSKRLQGVVIRRGAVIGANATLIAGIEVGEGAVVAAGSIVTRDVKPGTVVAGAPAKPMYSVDVYIEKRRIYESMG from the coding sequence GGCCGAACGCAGTGATAACCAATGATAAGTACCCACCCAGTAAGAGACTCCAGGGTGTGGTTATTAGGAGGGGGGCTGTTATTGGTGCTAACGCCACATTAATAGCCGGCATTGAGGTTGGGGAAGGAGCTGTGGTTGCCGCTGGATCAATAGTCACCAGGGATGTTAAGCCAGGGACTGTTGTTGCCGGTGCCCCGGCTAAACCCATGTATAGTGTTGATGTGTATATTGAGAAGAGGAGGATTTATGAATCAATGGGTTAA
- a CDS encoding MBL fold metallo-hydrolase yields the protein MRVSFLGVGGWVSMPWLNHPSILVEAKGARLLLDAGEGSYRQLRRCTGLDVDSIDAVVITHGHGDHILGLPSYVLMAGSRGIRLSVIAPRYVMDDLVSLIKVTHIQQYANALNPIPIDIPNEPSLIMELKGIRIYAVKVNHTVDAMAVKLIDSDESCLTYSGDTAPSGSLVELAKGCGALIHEASGNPGFEEEAHRHGHSTVKDAVNIAKEAEVRQLILTHFYTVNPIVSGLSEGVNVIIPYECSTIELSKGS from the coding sequence ATGAGGGTTAGCTTCCTAGGCGTTGGCGGTTGGGTTTCAATGCCCTGGCTAAACCACCCCTCGATACTGGTTGAGGCCAAGGGGGCTAGGCTGCTTCTTGATGCTGGGGAGGGTTCATATAGGCAGTTGAGGAGGTGCACTGGCCTTGACGTTGACTCAATAGATGCAGTCGTAATAACTCATGGACATGGTGATCACATCCTCGGCTTACCCTCATACGTACTAATGGCTGGTTCAAGGGGTATTAGGCTGAGTGTAATAGCCCCAAGGTATGTTATGGATGATTTAGTAAGCCTAATTAAGGTAACCCACATTCAGCAGTACGCTAATGCACTTAACCCAATACCCATTGATATACCTAATGAGCCATCCCTCATAATGGAGCTTAAGGGTATTAGGATTTACGCAGTTAAGGTTAACCACACAGTGGATGCTATGGCGGTTAAATTAATCGACTCAGATGAATCATGCCTAACCTACAGCGGTGATACTGCACCATCAGGGTCACTGGTTGAGTTGGCTAAGGGCTGTGGTGCACTGATTCATGAGGCAAGTGGGAATCCGGGCTTTGAGGAAGAGGCTCATAGGCATGGTCATAGTACCGTTAAGGATGCCGTTAACATCGCTAAGGAGGCTGAGGTTAGGCAATTAATACTCACTCACTTCTATACGGTTAACCCAATCGTAAGTGGCTTAAGTGAAGGAGTAAACGTGATAATACCGTATGAGTGCTCAACTATTGAATTAAGTAAAGGGTCTTAA
- a CDS encoding archaellin/type IV pilin N-terminal domain-containing protein, with protein sequence MGNLNRRARRGIEPIVAAILLIVITVVAAILLYFWFSGYLSTTTTRVSQVSAPEEAQIIGVNYNPSGSQLIVYVQNVGQIPITIDQAYILNSTTLNIICTLTLTGYSSPPSAAYTTAPASGVTLTYGNSAALYFSIPSGCSLNPNSLYVLKLVTARGTQITYQFST encoded by the coding sequence ATGGGTAATTTGAATAGAAGGGCAAGGAGGGGTATTGAACCCATAGTGGCCGCAATACTACTAATAGTGATAACTGTCGTAGCCGCAATACTACTTTACTTCTGGTTCTCAGGATACCTATCAACGACAACAACAAGAGTATCACAAGTATCAGCTCCTGAAGAGGCGCAAATAATTGGAGTTAACTATAATCCATCAGGTAGTCAACTAATTGTGTATGTTCAGAATGTTGGGCAAATACCCATAACCATAGACCAAGCGTATATACTAAATAGTACAACATTAAATATAATATGTACATTAACCTTAACAGGCTACTCATCACCCCCTTCAGCAGCATATACTACAGCACCAGCTAGTGGGGTAACTTTAACCTATGGTAATTCTGCTGCATTATACTTCTCAATACCCTCTGGCTGCAGCCTAAATCCAAATTCACTCTATGTATTAAAACTTGTTACGGCAAGGGGTACTCAGATAACTTACCAGTTCTCAACGTAA